Proteins from one Pontibacter korlensis genomic window:
- a CDS encoding sensor histidine kinase, translating into MLYRKLRHFLSLLLLWVTFGLPLLAQDLIFTKVPLDRDTGLDNGLGLIAGITQDKQGFLWLATHSGLYRYDGYTLTTYNNQRFEVNSLADNRLESIQADRNGTIWIGFWAAGLDNYNPKTGKFTHYRHNPHDPKSLSDDLVTAILQDRQGNVWVGTHKGLNLFHPKTGTFTRYQHDPNNPSSLSDNKIRALYEDKQGTIWVGTGSPWESKPEEGGLNRFDPKTGTFKHYKHDAADTTTLNSNWIRAMHEDSRGNFWIGTHGDGLHRMNRQKGTFERLHYDAQHPEKLSRPYVNKERQNDGVDIILEDDAGAVWIGTYDSGLNRYNPATGKVVQYQKHGADVTGLDDNNIWAAHATREGILWFGTANGNLYRVDPHRQRVNHVATNSDVYSFHEDKAGFLLIGTANGLLHKDLKSGKTRRFVHDPNDPASISADTIYSIYKDLRGNFWLGGASGDLNKYDPKTGTFTRYVHDEKVEESISAGPIFSMLEDRQGNFWVATGFGLDKMDREQGTFTHYRSDPEDPGSLSHNGVVSVFEDESNYLWVGTRFGGGLNKFNPINGWSKKYLLGTNIVHIIKDARNVVWVATESSGVFRYDRKNDIFVSLGSQLNEDISHIRGFVEDNQQKLWFSTKHGLMTLDKERDNISLLAESYGVVPGSFTFPGGYIGLDGKLYFGSKTGYYSFSPQQWQPNNTPPQIVLTGLKLFDDVVQPGGWGPLKAPLNEVGMLKLGPDEDVFTFSFTGIHFNNPEQNRFYFKLENYDHDWRRAADHTASYYNVPAGDYVFRVKIANSDNVWAERALAVRVKPHWWNTWWAYIGYGLLLVGVVVNFNRLQRRRLIRRERYRARERELAQAREIEKAYHKLKHTQAKLIQSEKMASLGELTAGIAHEIQNPLNFVNNFSEVSQELVEELEQEAQVGNNEQVLAITADLKQNLSKIHQHGKRADSIVKSMLQHSRSTSGTKEPTDVNALADEYLRLSYHGLRAKTKGFQVTLLTNYDKDLERVEVVPQELGRVLLNLYNNAFYAIKQKKERLGADFEPKLEVSTSRRNDQVEIRIKDNGIGIPEKVKNKVFQPFFTTKPSGQGTGLGLSISYDIITKGHGGELSVDSVEGEYTEFHILLPITVTAPPTAVSLASAT; encoded by the coding sequence ATGCTGTACCGCAAACTCCGTCACTTTCTGAGCCTCCTACTCCTGTGGGTAACATTCGGACTTCCGCTCCTGGCGCAGGATCTTATTTTTACCAAAGTACCGCTGGATAGGGACACGGGTCTTGACAATGGTTTAGGTTTGATAGCCGGTATTACGCAGGATAAGCAGGGTTTCCTGTGGCTTGCTACCCACTCTGGCTTGTACCGCTATGATGGCTATACTTTAACAACCTATAATAACCAGCGTTTCGAGGTAAACTCACTGGCTGATAACCGGCTAGAAAGTATACAGGCTGATCGTAACGGTACTATCTGGATTGGCTTTTGGGCAGCAGGGCTTGACAACTATAACCCCAAGACGGGCAAGTTCACACACTACCGTCACAACCCCCACGATCCTAAAAGCCTGAGTGATGACCTAGTGACAGCGATTCTGCAAGACCGTCAGGGAAATGTGTGGGTAGGCACCCATAAAGGCCTTAACCTGTTTCACCCGAAAACTGGCACCTTTACAAGGTACCAGCACGACCCTAATAATCCGTCAAGCCTGAGTGACAACAAAATCAGGGCACTCTATGAAGATAAACAGGGAACGATATGGGTTGGAACAGGCAGTCCCTGGGAGTCGAAACCAGAGGAGGGAGGTCTCAATCGCTTCGATCCCAAAACAGGTACTTTCAAGCACTATAAGCATGACGCAGCAGACACCACAACGCTGAATTCAAACTGGATACGGGCCATGCATGAAGACAGCCGGGGTAACTTTTGGATTGGCACCCACGGAGATGGCTTACACCGCATGAACCGCCAGAAAGGTACCTTCGAACGGCTGCACTACGACGCACAGCACCCGGAAAAGCTTAGCCGCCCCTACGTGAATAAGGAGAGGCAGAACGATGGGGTAGATATTATTCTGGAAGATGATGCTGGTGCTGTTTGGATAGGCACCTATGACAGTGGCCTTAACCGGTATAATCCTGCAACCGGTAAAGTCGTGCAATATCAAAAGCATGGTGCTGATGTAACAGGATTGGATGACAATAATATTTGGGCAGCACATGCTACCAGGGAAGGAATACTCTGGTTCGGTACTGCCAACGGTAACCTGTATCGGGTTGATCCGCATCGCCAGCGGGTGAACCATGTGGCTACAAACTCTGACGTGTACAGCTTCCACGAAGACAAGGCTGGCTTTCTTCTTATTGGTACCGCCAACGGCTTATTGCATAAGGATCTTAAAAGTGGCAAAACCAGGCGGTTCGTACATGATCCAAATGACCCTGCTAGTATAAGCGCAGATACTATCTATTCTATTTATAAAGACCTGAGGGGCAACTTTTGGTTAGGCGGAGCCAGTGGGGACCTTAACAAGTATGACCCTAAAACAGGCACGTTTACACGCTACGTACATGATGAGAAAGTGGAGGAGAGTATAAGTGCAGGACCTATTTTTTCGATGTTGGAAGACCGGCAGGGAAATTTCTGGGTTGCTACCGGTTTCGGCCTGGATAAGATGGACCGGGAGCAGGGTACCTTTACCCATTACAGAAGCGATCCTGAAGACCCCGGTAGCCTTAGCCATAATGGCGTAGTGTCTGTGTTCGAAGACGAATCAAATTATCTGTGGGTAGGAACCAGGTTTGGAGGAGGCTTGAACAAGTTTAACCCTATAAATGGCTGGTCGAAGAAGTATCTTTTAGGTACAAATATTGTTCATATCATCAAAGATGCCAGAAATGTGGTCTGGGTGGCAACTGAGAGTTCAGGAGTGTTCAGGTACGACCGCAAAAACGACATTTTCGTTTCTCTGGGCTCTCAACTGAACGAAGACATTAGCCACATCAGAGGTTTTGTGGAAGACAACCAGCAAAAGCTCTGGTTCAGTACAAAGCACGGACTCATGACCCTGGACAAGGAGCGGGATAATATTTCTTTGCTGGCCGAATCCTATGGTGTGGTACCAGGTTCCTTTACTTTTCCGGGTGGCTACATAGGACTGGATGGGAAGCTATATTTCGGAAGCAAAACAGGCTATTACTCTTTTTCGCCCCAGCAATGGCAACCTAACAACACACCTCCACAAATTGTACTGACAGGGCTGAAGCTGTTTGATGATGTGGTGCAGCCGGGAGGTTGGGGCCCGTTGAAGGCTCCATTGAATGAGGTAGGGATGTTGAAGCTAGGTCCTGATGAAGATGTCTTTACGTTCAGCTTTACCGGGATACATTTCAATAACCCGGAGCAGAACAGGTTTTACTTTAAGCTGGAAAACTACGACCACGACTGGCGAAGGGCTGCTGATCATACCGCCTCTTATTACAATGTACCGGCGGGGGATTATGTTTTCCGGGTAAAAATAGCTAACAGCGACAATGTGTGGGCTGAAAGAGCCCTAGCTGTAAGAGTGAAGCCTCATTGGTGGAACACCTGGTGGGCATATATTGGCTATGGGCTCCTTTTGGTTGGAGTAGTCGTCAACTTTAACCGCCTACAGCGCAGGCGGCTGATCAGAAGGGAAAGATACCGTGCACGTGAGCGCGAGCTGGCCCAGGCACGTGAAATAGAAAAAGCGTATCACAAGCTAAAGCATACCCAGGCCAAACTGATACAGTCTGAAAAAATGGCTTCCCTGGGAGAGCTGACTGCCGGCATTGCCCACGAAATTCAAAACCCTTTAAACTTTGTGAATAATTTTTCTGAAGTGTCGCAGGAACTGGTGGAGGAGCTGGAACAGGAAGCGCAGGTTGGAAATAATGAGCAGGTGCTTGCCATTACAGCCGACCTAAAGCAAAACCTGTCTAAGATTCATCAGCATGGCAAGCGGGCAGACAGCATCGTAAAAAGTATGCTGCAGCACTCCAGATCCACATCAGGAACAAAAGAGCCTACAGATGTAAATGCCTTGGCAGATGAGTACCTGCGCCTGTCGTATCATGGTTTACGGGCTAAAACAAAAGGCTTTCAGGTAACTCTGCTTACTAATTATGATAAAGACCTGGAGCGGGTGGAGGTGGTGCCACAGGAGTTAGGGCGTGTGTTGCTTAACCTGTACAACAATGCTTTCTATGCAATAAAGCAGAAAAAAGAGCGGTTAGGAGCAGACTTCGAGCCAAAACTGGAGGTCAGTACCTCCCGCCGAAACGATCAGGTAGAGATCAGGATAAAGGATAATGGTATTGGCATACCTGAAAAGGTGAAGAATAAAGTTTTTCAGCCGTTTTTTACCACCAAGCCTAGCGGGCAGGGTACAGGTCTTGGTCTATCCATAAGCTACGACATCATTACCAAAGGACATGGAGGTGAGCTATCGGTAGATTCCGTGGAGGGAGAGTATACTGAATTCCACATCCTGTTGCCTATTACAGTTACGGCTCCTCCCACCGCTGTTTCCTTAGCAAGCGCCACATAG
- a CDS encoding isoamylase early set domain-containing protein, whose protein sequence is MIQKTYLKTKDQCKVKFSVSIESADRVEIAGLNNDWDNPIPMSKKKGGVFECVQSLPKNSQHEFKYLIDGSEWRNDPDADGETPNEYGGTNSILSV, encoded by the coding sequence ATGATTCAGAAAACGTATTTGAAAACCAAAGATCAGTGTAAGGTTAAATTTTCAGTAAGTATAGAAAGCGCGGACAGAGTAGAGATAGCAGGCCTTAACAATGACTGGGACAATCCCATCCCTATGAGTAAGAAAAAGGGTGGTGTGTTTGAATGTGTGCAGTCGCTGCCAAAAAACAGCCAGCATGAGTTTAAGTATCTGATAGACGGCAGCGAATGGAGAAACGATCCGGATGCAGACGGCGAAACCCCCAATGAGTACGGAGGCACCAACAGTATACTTTCTGTATAG